The genomic interval GCGTATTTGTACGTTTAACCTGACATTCTGAAATGCATTTGTGGCATATTGTatgcttaatttttttttttttacctagtCTTATTTGATATTAGCAATTGGGTGAATGAAGGATGAAGAAACGTATCGGTCAAAGGCGCCTCGTCGTAACCTGCAGAACATGAGGACTTGCCGTGTTGCCCCCAGTAAATCTGACTCCATGTATCTCCATCTGTGGCTTTTAGAGTCGTGCTCCCATCTCGGCCAAGCTCGTGGCCAACATGCTGTCTGTGGCCGGAGCTGACCACATCATCACCATGGACCTCCACGCCTCACAGATTCAGGTGAGCCCTGGTCACACAACGGTTCTCCTTTTGTTGTTCGATAGCACCCACATGCTAATGTACGAGGCCGTTTGCCTGCTGCTGTGCTCATTCACCTCTTTTCTGTCGCTCTCCAGGGATTCTTTGACATCGCCGTGGACAACCTGTATGCGGAGCCGGCCGTCCTCCAGTGGATCCGGGAGAACATTCCAGAGTGGAAAAACTGCATCATTGTATCTCCAGATGCAGGTGGAGCCAAACGGTAACTGGTGCACCAGAGAAGAAGTTCAGAGTTGTTAGCACAATAGGAAGTCGACTAAGGATACCAGCTGCCTCAAAATGTTTGTAGCCTTCATGCTGCAATTGTATTACTCAGTTTAGCCTGAAATGTAGAAAGCCCCCAGTAGAGGCTTAGACAGTTTGAATGGTGGCGTTTACCGGTAAACGGTTTAATGGTGGCGTTAACCGGTTCACGGTTAGAGGTGAAGACAGTAGCAGAATAACCAGCTTGGAGGTAGGTGCACACGTGGAGGTCAGCAGTGAATAGCTCCTTTGTCTATAGCCCACTCGTTCTTGGCCCAGTGAGATAAGCCTTAGATTTCGGCCTAAATTCCCGATGACATGGGCCATTCCCGATTGCTACTGTAGTTACATCTCTAGAGTTTTTTCTGAACTCCTTGCCTCGCCCCTGAGATTTCTCACACTGTTAAAGCGTATGCTAGAGCGAGTCAGTCaagtttttccctccctccctcagtgttACATCCATCGCCGACCGTCTGAATGTGGAGTTTGCCCTCATCcacaaggagaggaagaaggccaACGAGGTGGACCGCATGGTCCTGGTGGGGGACGTGAAGGACCGCGTGGCCATCCTGGTGGACGACATGGCCGACACCTGCGGCACCATCTGCCATGCCGCCGACAAGTCAGTTCCGAGTCTGGTCTTGTTTCCCCTACCTGTCTTGCCCTGCCCGTCCTATCCTGCTTTTCCTGCTCAAACTGTCCTGTTTACTCTCTCAATGCTTCATCCATCCACATCTTACACGCTTGTCTTCCTAGGCTCATCGATGCCGGAGCCATAAAGGTCTACGCCATCCTCACGCACGGCATATTCTCGGGGCCGGCCATCTCGCGCATCAACAACGCCCCCTTTGAGGCTGTGGTCGTGACCAACACCATCCCCCAGGAAGAGAAGATGAAGTCCTGTCCCAAGATACAGGTAacccctctttccttcttttctcACATCGTGTTTCGTGCATTTGCAAGTGATCTATCACGTTTCCCGGGACGTTTTGGTCTGCAAAGGTACCGCCGTCGAGATTTCCCAGATTATAGAATTTAGAATGTGAAATGCATTTACCCTAAAATGACCATCACTGTCCAGCTAATTGCGTTTGTGCCTCTTAGGTGATAGATATATCCATGATCCTGGCTGAGGCCATCCGGAGGACCCACAATGGCGAGTCTGTATCCTACCTCTTCAGCCACGTGCCCTTGTGAAGAATCAGAGGCAGGAGACAGCCGAAGGTCACGTGACCTCTCACTTCTAAGTCCAATCAGCCCACAACTTCAGCCACAAGTATTCAGAAGTCCTTCAATCCGGACACTTTTTCGGGCCATTTGCACGTGGCCAGCGCTGAAAGGTCACGCCACACAATCAACCTCGGACATTCCATACCAAAAGACACAATAAATGTCTTCGAAGACCAACAAGTTTTCATTTAATGTGTACCGTGTTAGTTTATGTTCTAGCATTGTATTGTTTTCCAGCACGTGTTTTGCAAGCCTTGAGACATCCAGGGCGTGGTTGTCACTTTAACCAAAAGGTCTGTTGCCTTGTCATGTTCCTTTGATTGTAGATCATGTTGTCCACGTCGTCGTAAATGAAGCTGGCCATCTGTGTCGCCATCATTGATTTTCCCCTCTGTCGGCTCTGTCCTGTGAGATGGATTACTCTTGTTCAGCGATGCACCTATGTCCTCAAGGTTTGCTCTTTTGCCACTAAATACCAGGAGTATTCAAACTAGGTTACTAGGTTCAGAGAGCTGCCATATGCAGCTGAAAGTCAGACAAAAGTCAAATAATGCAATATTGCATTTAGAGTATGTGCTTCTCCTTACTATGTATTCACGGATATATGAATATACTGCAGGGTTTAGAGGGAAAAGGAAAAGGCTTTTCATCAACGGCTGAATGTAAATCTCGCTGATGTGGCACTTCTCCCGGGGACTGTAAATTCTTAAACTTTTGCTACATGTTCTGCAACCTTTTTAGTTTTGAGCCatggatttattttattttaacacgAGTAACACATTTCTTCGTCATGTCACCTCACCAAACTTTTCCCTGGCGTTTCAGACCCCCCTAGTGTTAGGAGGCACCCACTGCAACATTCCCCCCTGTTTTGATTCATCATCCTTTTCCTTGATGAAGATAAAGAAATATCCACTGATTGTTACTTACCTTTAATATTACTGTTTAAGTTACATTTTCTTTTAGAATGTTTATGGTTGTACATCCCAAAAGGTCATGAATATGTTTTAAGTCTTAATATTTGTCTTCTTGGTTTAGTAGTTATATTTCACTGATGTATTGAGGGGATAGTGAACATATAAAAGCTTAAGTTAATTCTCGCAATGTCATAATGTTCTGTGATGTGTCATTGCTGTTTATTTTCCCTTAAATGAATCTTAACGGTTTAGCTTAGAGAGAAATGGTTGGCATGAagccacttttttttttacattatcattgacaataaagctttgGCAATGACTTACTCATCCAGGCTCAGTGTCTTTAATTTGTGTCGTTGGTCTATTTTAGTGTTAAAGCCCTTCATGGTTGTAGATGTGGCTGTTCAATGCTTCGACATGCAGAGAACGGGCGACGGTGTTTACCCTAAGGGTCTCCTGATTGATGGATCCCGTTTTGGTTATAATTTCCAGTTATTGCAAAttaaagacaaacacagacactgttTGCATAGAAATGCAACTTAGAAGGTTCTATTATAATTAGCGTCTCTTGACGTGGATTTGTTGTGGTGATGATCCCAACCAGCCACCAGGTGGCATACATTTGACACGCTGCTGCATGTTCCTGGACCTCGACTATGAATGTTATGAcgaagaataaaacagttcataCGCGTGTAGACTTAAATTCAGAAGAAAGGTGAATACTATATGGATATATAACAAAACATTAAAAGTAGACCAATTCTATGTAATCATGAACATTGTTATTTCACTAGCACTTGAATGACGAGGAAACTAAAGATGGGAGCTAAAGGGTGACGTCAGGCTTTGTCATAGGGTATATAGCCTATGCTTGCGCAGAGGCGCGATACACTGCTGCAACGCAAAGACTAGTGAACTACCACTGACTTACAAGTCAAACTTCGGTAAGCACATTTTCTGACTTTATTCAAACTGGAACACAAAttgcattttttttaatttgttgATTGGACTGATATTTTGCTAGAAAAATGAGCATAGTGCGTACAATTCTTGCTATTAAGGGCTGTATGCGTTTATTGCCAAATGCCACTAAGGACAAAGAATGCAATTCGATATTTTTATTAATTCAGCTCTATTTTGGCTGAAATTGTACTTGTAGACTGAAAACAGATGATTCGACGCATGATAATATAAAGTTTAGCAGAGAGAGCTCACCATGTCAGTATATCCTTTGTCATTCTTTGTAGTGGAGATGCAGTCTATTGGCTTAGCCAGATGCTCTGAAATGCCcacagtgcttttcagatcaTACTTCACGGCGAAATATCATTCGGCATCGCAAATTAGTGTTTGGATCTGTTTCGTTTGAACTTATAGCCCAGTGTAGGAGAAGAATGGCAATCAGGGCGGTGGTTCCTCAGATTGCACTCCAGGCTGCCCAAGGGAGGCGACGTGACAAGTGAATGTCCAAATCTTTGCGCATGCACGTGGAATCGAATCCCATGAGCTTTAAGATGTGTAGATATATAATATCTCAATTATTATTGGGTGCAATGGTTGGATATATTGTTACACACAGCCAACCGACATGGTGTTTTTTTTCGAGGTTCTCAGCATGGGAACTTGCATTGTTATGTAAATGAACATTTTTGCGCATATCGACCGCTATTCATCAGGGGTGCGGTTTTGTTCCCCTATCTGGGACATTGCCGCTGAATTAGTTAAAAGGACGACAATCAAATCGAACAAGGCTCTGACTCAGAACAAAAGAATGTAAGCTCAAAGCCTCACACGTTTGGAGAAGCTCTGTAGTTGCGCACTTTAAGAAATCTGCGTGGCTGCGCACAATTAATACGGTTACATTTCTTTGACAGACACTCTTCAATCATGTCTGACAAGCCAAATCTCGAGGAGGTTACCAGCTTCGACAAGACGAAGCTGAAGAAGACTGAGACGCAGGAGAAAAATCCCCTGCCCTCAAAAGAAAGTAAGGCTGCAGTTATGTAATAGACAGATTTATAGTGACTGGCATATGGACATTATTTCCAGTCAGAGGGAGTGATAGGGGCCTAGTCCTATTTGTAAAGGTTTAATTATGTTTACATAGATAAATTAAATGATGAATTGATATTTCAGGTGCACAGAGCATGGTTTTTTAGGTGAATATTCAACAGCAGCATTCTGACtgtcctctttttcctctctcttcgcAGCCATTGAACAGGAGAAGCAGGCGTCTTCGTGAAGATTGTCCCTCGTCATGCACtgtacaccccctcctcccgcaTTGCCTTCTTTTCAGTCACTTATTTTAGCTGTATAACTTTGTAACCGAAATtataagaaaacaaaaaaaatggatGAATTTCATGACCAGGCCCAGGCCCTGACCCTCAGCCCAACACCACCATCTAGAAGGGTTAATGATGACCTGGCCTATCGATGCTGGAGATGAGGAAGTGTTGCCaccgtgagggggggggggggggggagccgtGTGGTGGATGGTCCCCATGGTGTGAGCTCCCAGACATCAACAGGCCGAAGAGATGGTTAAGGGAAGGGGGTGTGGCCTCCGACCCAGGAAGCTCAACACTCTCGACATCCAATTTCCTTTTGTGGCTTCTGTCGACCTGTAACACGCGCCAAACTATGGTGTCCGGCTTTTTAAATTTTCTGTTTCGGAATGCacacctttttttgtttttaagctGGTAAAACATTATACCCATTGATTAACACCGTTTTCTgtccaatatttttttttatcgaaGCGAGGATGTAAAATGGAATCCATCTAGTTCTGGGAGATACTTGTATGGACTTAATTGACGTTGATATTTTTGCAAATGTATGGTATTTTGACCCATTTTTTCAATGTGATTTGGGATAGCTTATCTGTGTTTGCACCCTGTCTCGTAATTAGGAAAGGTAAATACTGGAAATTGTTTCCATGCATTGACTTTCGTCAGTAGATCAAATTATTTGGAGTTTTGTTAAGTCCCAAAAGTCAAGTTATTCTGCTGCAAACCATTACCAATTATGGAAACCAGTCAAATGttgtaataaaaaataatttgttaTTATGAAGGTGTATTGCGACACACTTTTTTCACTGACCACATAAGAGGTGTGAATGTCAAACATCAGTCaaggacacacagacatccaaagAGAATTTCATGTCTCAGTGAAAACACACCGAATGGTGATTTGGTCACAGTAAAAATCTGCAGATGAATCGGTTTCATTGCAGTGGGTATCTTCATATTTGTGCCGTTTCAGATTTTGATCATAGTTACACTGGTACAAAGCGAGCCAAACCAGTTTCAAACTATTGCTCACACCAGATGACCCGTCCGCCTGCTTGCACCTTTGAGTGGCTTATCAGGGGCTTTTCTCAACGTGTGTGACGCTCAGCTCCTGCGAGGACAAAGCTTTCTGCAGTTCCAAAGGGATTGTTGTGAGTCTTAACAATAAGGCCTTGTACTGTACACCTGACATGGACAAGGTGAATCTCAAACTCAGCAAAAAGTAGATCCTATTGCTATTGATTATCTCGCTCACCCACACACGCTCACGACCAGTGAACCTGAGTTTAACGTATGTGTTGCTTTCAAATCTGTCATTCAGGAAGCGCATGCTCTCATCGACTCTCAGTCTCATTCGTATATATGTCGTTAGGGGACACATTGATAAGATAGACAAAGACAGCAAGATAGAGGTTGACAGAGTGGGTTGCAGTCACATGTCCACATAAGGTGGCCTACAGTGTGTGAGTCAGACAAGGATTTGTGTGGCCAAACAGCCTTGTGCTTGAATTAGCACTGGTCTGCAAAGCCTAATGGCATTATCATGACATCACTGATAACATCTGctgtagatgtgtgtgagaCCAATTCCCTCtaacagatggagagagcacAAGAATGGGGCCATTGGATATCTCCTACAATTTAGCTGCATGTAGACCAGTCCAAATGTAGATACTTAGTGCTGTGTGCCACAAAACATCTATCAAGTCATGACTCTCATAAACATGAATTCTTGTCAAGTTTTGTaaaacaacattaaaaaaaCCCATGTCATTTTTTTATATACACTGTTCATAAAGTCATCTAAAGATTTACCAAATAATCTTACTTTGATTCTGAATAGTGTGGTAACATAGACCCGACTAATCCCAAGTCATGTTTGTCTAGTGTGTTTGATTTCAGAACACAGTGTGATAATTGCACATGTCACTGTAAGTGGATTGGTGTTTAGTCAGTTACTCTTAATAAGACATTAATctgtagggaggaggggggagggtgcaaGGAGAGGCATGCACACTGCTGAGGGGCAGAGCAGGCTAGGGCCTCGCCCTCATTCTCACGccgcctcacacacctcacgcgCATGGCTGCTGCGACCTCAGTGCTGAGAGAGGATTAATACACACActgcccacctctctctctcctttctctctctctctctctctctctctctctctctctctctctctctctctctctctctctctctctctctctctctctctctctctctctctccctctctctctctctctctctctctctctctctctctctctctctctctctctctctctctctgtgtatgggtgtatgtctccatgtgtgtgtgtgtgtgtgtgtgtctgtgtgtgtgtgtggaggatgggCGAAGCCGTGTAATGGTCAGGTCAGATGTGTCACCATTCACCAGGCCTCTTGGGAGCCCAGGATGACCCACGCGGTAACCCGCGGCAACAGCTGCACCGTGCTGACTCACTTCCTGCAACTGACGCTGATTCTTGTGGATGCTCCCTTGGTTGGGCTCGCCCTCTACACAGACAAACCACCGTTGTGCTATTATCACACAATTTGAACAAGCTCTCTATTCAATGGACATTTTGGGCCTCTGCCCAACTCTAGCCACATATCTTTCTCTTAAATTGTTCCCTGGTCAGTGTGGATGTTAATGTCTTCCTCAGAAGAGCTTTGTATATTGGGCTGTATTGTCTGAAACGTGGTACGTAACAACGGCCTATTTAATCGACCGATTAATTGGTTGGTtgactgattgattgattaATGGCTGCTGAAAGCGACTGTGGAGGTCGCCACTGGGAGACTGGGTTGGTCTCACAGGCTGTTGCAAAGGGGATTGTGGTGTAGCACTGCCCTAATGTCCGAGTTTCTGGCGCGACATGTCGGGCAGATAGATGAGGATCACTGGAAGACTCAGCACCGCCCTCTCCCAATTAGGACTAACTAATATCATCACGCCACAAGGCAGGCTTTTGCCTCAGAAGACCACTGCTGTATGTGaacactgtgtatgtgtgtattcctTGTGCCTCGCTGTGGACATCATTATTTGCTTGCATGTACAGATACATATGAATCCTTTGCACTTTGTCCCCCAGTAATTGCGGGCGGATGCTCTTTGATCGCTCCAGAGGCAGCACCGTCCAAAGCGGCCATGTTGATGTTGTTCACAGCTCCCGGATAAAAACACAGGGCCATGCTGGCGTTTCCATGGCAACGTCACACTTCGAGGGGATATCGTTGATGAGGCTAAACGCCACTGCTGCCAACCACACGATACCTGCACAGATACACTGCAGTACTAGTCTGTCTCATCTCTGCTCCTGGAAAGTTTGTGTACATTTTCGATATGATCTCTGCCCTGGTTCAcagaacacctgtgtgtgtttcaaaggAGCACATAGAAATATGTTCATATGGAAGAAAGGGTGATATTGTTTTTGTCTAATGTTTAGCATATGAGGTAGGGTTATATGAGTGTATTGCATCACAAGGTCAAagggcatgtttgtgtgagatcACAGGAAGTCAATTGACTATGAAACCAGAAATCCATCAGAAATGGTACTCTGTGTGAGTCATGAGGGAAACTAGATATGGCTTTTTTCACTTAGCTATGGCATGTTTTTCAAGGTTTGAGTGGattctttgtttattttttttaagttaggAAAAGTTCATAAGGGAGACAGGACTGGATGAAGAGCAAATTCAATCAGTGACAGCAAATCTAAAACACCACTGTTGTGAAATCTTGTTGTCACCAGTTTGGTTGTCAAGACTGATTACTGTAGTTGCTTTGTCAAGTGATGCTCGCTCAGAACAATTCCCTCATGTCACTCTCATCTTCCTAATGCCATGCCATTACAGATAAGCAACAGTGTCTGCTTTCTGTGCCCCGAGGCGGTCGTTACCAGTGTATGTCCATGGAGGATATCGAgtgttctcttcttctcttgtctgctgtgtgagaggtagagacaggtgAGGCCTCGCAGAGGGAAGACAGATTCTGCCGGATGGACCCACAGCAATTAGACTTGCCCAACAGGGGTGTAGATCAATGATGGTTAGTGCTTTGGAACCGTTTTCCATTGCCTGTTAATGCATCCGCTGAAGTGGGGAGTAATCGATATATCGCTATATCACAGCTAAGCTCGTGGAGTTCAGGGGAGATGGACTGGGATCTGATGATGCGCTGTGTGGATAGTTGT from Osmerus eperlanus chromosome 21, fOsmEpe2.1, whole genome shotgun sequence carries:
- the LOC134007413 gene encoding ribose-phosphate pyrophosphokinase 2, with product MPNIVLFSGSSHHDLSQKVADRLGLELGKVITKKFSNQETCVEIGESVRGEDVYIVQSGCGEINDNLMELLIMINACKIASSSRVTAVIPCFPYARQDKKDKSRAPISAKLVANMLSVAGADHIITMDLHASQIQGFFDIAVDNLYAEPAVLQWIRENIPEWKNCIIVSPDAGGAKRVTSIADRLNVEFALIHKERKKANEVDRMVLVGDVKDRVAILVDDMADTCGTICHAADKLIDAGAIKVYAILTHGIFSGPAISRINNAPFEAVVVTNTIPQEEKMKSCPKIQVIDISMILAEAIRRTHNGESVSYLFSHVPL
- the LOC134007388 gene encoding thymosin beta-11, translating into MSDKPNLEEVTSFDKTKLKKTETQEKNPLPSKETIEQEKQASS